The following proteins are encoded in a genomic region of Neomonachus schauinslandi chromosome 7, ASM220157v2, whole genome shotgun sequence:
- the LOC110591209 gene encoding Wilms tumor protein 1-interacting protein-like has protein sequence MTPYKLSLWAVRGTAGWRRAGVIPTAGAGRRSRRWLLGAPAQAKEGAQGRKRRAGDCSTVPEAGREPAELGEEPPRRGAEHAAPACSARVHPAQRGGDRAEAVAPGRCLGPDRLHVSPARSHVHRLSPVRRPDVLRINKMKLRATGGQLGPGPLNPHPRQNDLPSTAVSRRSPSARPEPAGQVAALARPRPPAPPHRPGGALPQSLIKKVAKLTLPKVVVACAPLSLPAMYSLKHD, from the exons ATGACCCCCTACAAACTCAGCCTCTGG GCAGTCCGCGGGACCGCAGGCTGGAGGCGCGCCGGCGTGATTCCGACCGCGGGAGCCGGGAGGAGGAGCCGGAGGTGGCTGCTGGGGGCTCCGGCCCAGGCGAAGGAAGG GGCGCAGGGACGGAAGCGGAGGGCAGGGGACTGCAGTACTGTCCCCGAAGCGGGACGCGAACCAGCAGAGTTGGGAGAAG AGCCTCCGCGCCGGGGAGCTGAGCATGCTGCCCCCGCGTGCAGCGCCCGCGTGCACCCAGCCCAGAGAGGGGGCGACAGGGCGGAGGCGGTGGCCCCCGGAAGGTGTCTGGGACCGGACCGGCTGCACGTGAGCCCAGCGCGGAGTCATGTGCACCGGCTCAGCCCGGTTCGGCGGCCGGACGTGCTGCGtatcaacaaaatgaaactcAGGGCGACAGGAGGGCAGTTAGGTCCAGGTCCTCTGAACCCCCATCCCCGGCAGAACGACCTCCCCAGCACTGCTGTCTCCCGCCGCAGCCCCTCCGCGCGGCCGGAGCCCGCGGGGCAAGTTGCAGCCCTGGCGcgcccccgcccgcccgcgcccCCTCACCGGCCCGGGGGCGCTTTGCCGCAGTCATTAATAAAGAAGGTCGCCAAGCTCACCCTTCCAAAAGTTGTTGTTGCATGCGCCCCTCTCAGCCTCCCCGCAATGTACTCTTTAAAACACGACTGA